The genomic stretch GTTATGCCCGGTCGTGCGGGTAACGTAATACGTATCGCCTTGTTGTATGACCCAAGGATCCGCGCCTGATTTTAAAAGCGGATTTGTGAAAGTTTTTACAGCCGGCTGTTGAGCAACAGCTATGGCGGCAAGTGAACACCCAAAGAATACTATGGATAATTGCTTTGCGACTGCATATTTTTTTCTGCGAATCATGTTCTCAATAATATTTAGGGTTTAAGTTTTAAATAATACATATTGCTTTGTTCCATTATTAGCTTATCGGCTCCCGAATTATCTTTTTCAAAGTGTGCACTGACGATTGCTGTTTTTCTTGGACCAACAGTCGAGTCTGAATTGTGCGTATGAAATACATAATACATTTTTCCTTTGCCGTCGAAAAAAATATCGCCATGTCCTGTTCCCGGCTTTCCGGTTCCGTTGATGCTGAGAATAGGGTTATCCGCGCTTTTTTGCCAGGGACCATAAACGCTTCTACTTACCGCATAACCAACTGCATAATGTTTGCTTTTGAAATGATTTGCTGAATAAATAAGATAATACCAGCCATTGTGTTTAATTACCGTAGGACCTTCAACCACATTGTCCATTTCTTTTTCCCATGGCAGCTCTGCTTCCAAACACAACGAATCGGTTGATTGAATGATGCCGGAAAAATCATCTTTAAGCTGCGCCACATAAATTTTATTGCCATTGTTGAACTCTACATGGAATAAATATTTTTTGCCATTATCGTCGGTAAACACAAATGGGTCGATTGTTTTTTTATCTGCAATCAATGGCTGTTTGTTAGATACAAATGGACCAAGTAACGAAGACGATTTGGCAATGGCAATATGTTCGTTGGCAACATAAGCCATATAAAATATTTTTCCTTGACGCCATATCTGCGGCGCCCAAAAACCGGCGGTTCCGTATGCTTCTCCTTTTCTCAAAACGAGTTTACTGTCGCTTTTTTTAAAAATTTTCAGATGGTCCGAAACAAAAGCTCTGATGCCTTGACTGTTGTTTATATCGTACGTTCCGTATAAATAATATTTTCCGTTATTGTAAAAAATTGTAGGGTCTGCCATAAATACAAACGACGGTTTTATAAATGAAGAATCAATTATTTGTCCATGAGCAGATAGGATTGTGCTGCTAAACAATAGAACTCCTAAAAATAATTTTAGTAAATATTCATTGGCTTTCTCCATTCGATTGTATATTATTTTATGAAAAGTCTTGGAACTAAGGGATTGAGCTGTTACGAAAATATTACTAAAATTCTATTTTTTGGATATCCGAGAAAATCATATCGTCCACACCTGAAATTTTTAAGCCTATCCGTGCATAAAAATAATTTTGATTCGCAACACCAATGTTGCCATTGTTGATATTGGTCGGAATTTTTGTTGTAAAATGAATGCTGTTTAAATTGGTAATATCGGCTCCGTTCACGGATGCCCTGGCAATCTCGTTATCGTCATCGACAAAGGAAGTTCTGTTCACAAATAATGCAATGGATTCGATGCTTTTGGCATTTTCGCCCTGAATTATTTGGCTTACGCTGCAAGATGCCGTAACCGTAGAATCTGTAGCCAGACTGAATTGTGCATTATTAATCAGATAATATGGAGTTACTTCAATATCCATTGTTTGGTTTCCACTTAATGTAAGTGGAATTGTATCTGAACTGCTCACGAAAGGTCCTTGGGAAGTGGGGAAAATTAATTGATAATTTCCATTAAATAACAGTGCGGAAAAAGAACCATCCTGATTGAGAAAAATATCGATTGGTCCGCTTTTGCCAAAACCCGATTGCCACAGCTCAAAATATACTGTTCCGCCGCCATTGTTTTTTACGCCGATTGGCTGTCCTTTATAAACAACGTTTCCGGTAAACTTGATATTTGGAGATGCGTAATTATCTTTTTTACATCCGTGTAAACAAGCTATTGTTCCAATTCCTGCCAGGAGTTTTAGCCATGATTTTATATTTTTCATTGTCGAAATATTTTTGATTTAATAATTACTTATTCAAAGAATTTTATTTCAAAATGTGGGTTACTGGTTGGGATTCTTTATAATCTTAGGATTGTTACTTAACACGCTCTGGTCAATTTGAGAATAATAATTGCCAATTAAGAATCTGTGTGCGGCGGTAACTTCATTGGGCTTGACAACTTTGAAAAGCCACTTGCCGTCTTCTGGTTTACCGGGTCGATATACTTTGTAAGGCCATAAACCATAAACCATTGTATTGGGAGTTGATGCTTTGCCTATGTTATTGATAAGATCGCTTGCCGTTATTTGCTCTCCGTTCCAGACTTTGTCGGCAATGCGCCAGCGTTTATTGTCAAACAATTCATGTCCTTCAAATGCAAGTTCTACCCTTCTTTCGTGAACAATTCTGTCAAATGTGATGTCTGCGGTGGTAAGCGGCATAGTTAAACCCGCTCTTGCTCTTACTTGATTCAGGAAGAAAGCGGCGGAATCTAAGTTGCCCAATTCAAATTCATCTTCAGCAATATTCAGCAATACTTCGCCATACCTGTAACGAATCCACCATACTTCACTCTGTGTGCCGATTTGACCAGAGCCGGTAGCCGGGTCCATAAATTTTCGTACGTAAAATCCGGTTTGCGCACTGAACTCGCGCCCGTCTATTGGACCGGAACCGCCCACGACCTGTTCGTCGTAGTTGCGCCCAGGCAGTTTGTCTTGTCCTCTGAAAACCTGTGAAGTAATTATTTTATAGTTGGAGTCCGGTAAGATATAACCTGCCCATATGTCCACGTCTTTGCCTTTAAACTGGCTTCCGGGCAAAATGAATGTGCCTGCTAACCGAGCATCTCTATTGGCGAAAATATCTGTTTCGTTGTCATAATAAATATAATTACTACCGTCATTGGTTTTGTACGGCGCATATTTATTATCCAAAGTTTCATACTGCAAAGCAAGGTTCAACGATGGATTTACTCTGCCGCCCTGTGATTCTTCTGCAATTGCCATCGGTTGATTGTTTAGTGTCCAGCCTTCAACAGTTCCACTTTTTAATTTAAAATTTTGCGCGAAGATGACTTCCGGGTTATTCGATTTATCGTAAAAAAGCGCGGCAAAATTTGTCGAGAGGTCGTCCGGTGTTTTCATATATAAGCTGTATTTATGACTATTAATCAATTCCATTGCAGCATTCCGCGACCTTTGATAATAAGCATTTGCCTGAGAAGCAGGAATGCCCACTTCGCCGTCGGGCAAAGAAACTTCCGGAGTATTGGCGCCATATTTTGCTATTGATGCTGCGTACAAAGCTGCTCTTGCCTGCATAGCGAGACAAACGCCTTTAGTTGCCCTGTCCTGTATAGCAGCATCGTCGGGCAACAGGTTTTTAATGGTGTCTAATTCATTGAGGACAAAATCATAGACTTCTGATTCTTTATTTCTTGGAAATTGCAAGGAAGTGGGGTCGCCACTATAATCATAAGTAAGAGGGACGGTAATGATAGGAACGCCGCCCATTCTTTTGACCAGTTCAAAATAATTGGCTGCTCTCAAAAAGCGGGCTTCTGCAATAAAACGGGTCCGGTCTGCGTCGGAAAGAGCAGTAGATGCTTCGCAATTCTGAATGAATAAATTGATGTTTCTGATGTAATCATAATTCCAAAGATTCCACCAGTCGTAAGGGTAGTTTATCTGCTGTACTCGCCAATAATTTCCTGCTTCCGAAGGGAATGCCTCATCGAAGTTGGTAAATTCCACCCAGTTGGTAATTGTTTGCTGATCCACATATCCTGCATATAAAGATGCTAATGCGGAATATGCCAAATCAGCATTTGCGAATACTTGGTCCGTTGTAAGAATGGACTTCGGCTGGTTTGTGAGGAAATCTTTATTGTTGCAACTGCTAAACAACAGCAGGAGAAGCGTGATATGCAATAAATACTTTTTCATCAGTATATTTTTTATTGTTTTTGAATGGCTGGATGGAGCGCTTGAATATATATTCCACAGTGTGTGAATATGTTATATCTGCGTTTCATCTTTAAATTTTTTGTTTGTAATAATCTTTTTCAGTTTCTAATACATAGTCACTTCGTATTAAAAAGCAAGATTTACGCCTACGTTTACATATTTACTCTGCGGATAAGTAAGTCCGTTTTCATCACTGATTTCAGGATCTATCCCAAACTGATGAACATTGTCTATTGAGAAAAGATTACTGAAATTGACATAGAATCTTGCTTTCGTAAACTTTACTTTTGCAAGCCATGCTTTGGGTAAAGAATAGCCTAATTCAATATTGCGGCTGCGGAAGTATTTTACATTCACAAGCCAGAAAGTTGAATTTTTATTGTAGTCATTGCCGCCGCCATCGTTATAACGAAATGCGGGATATTTACCAGGAACCCACGGACTGTTTACATCATAAATATCTTCGTGATGCCAGTGGCTTTCGTAAAACCGTTCTTGCAAAGCACCTCCGTTCTGGTAGGGCCAGCGCATTTCATAGTTCTGATTAAATGTATATCCCGAACCGTAAGTGAAATCCATACTTAAATCAAGTCCCTTCCAATTGACCGATAAATTTAGCCCGCCGTTGAAAATAGGATTCTGTCCTGCGCCCCAGCCAATTGGCCGTGTATCATTTTGGTCAATAACTTTGTCGCCATTCAGGTCTTTGTAGATAATATCGCCGGGAAGTAATGTTTTATTACCTTGTCCATCTTCATTTACAGGGTAATCATTGATTTGTTGTTGAGACGTGAATTGTCCCTCGGCTATGTATCCCCAGAAAAGATTGTTCGGACGATTCTCATTGCTGTTGAAATATTGGTCCAACGCATTATAGAACTTCGGTTGATATGTTGCTACCGTATATGGTCTCGCATAAGTAAGATTTGCAGCAACGGTAAAGTTTACATTCTTAATTTTTCCACTGTAGTTTACGGAACCTTCCAATCCCTGAACTTTATCGCTATTGTTTTCGATACTCTCGGGCGGTAGGGTATAGCCTAATTCGCTCGGCAACAGGACATCATATTTTGTTCCGGGAATGTCTGTTCTTTTTCTTTTGAAATAATCAAATGTCCCGTTTAATTTATTGTTGAATAATCCATAATCGAAACCTATGTCCAGCATGTGGCTTTTAATCCAGGTAATATTAGTAACCGGTATGCCTCTGTATGAAGAAATAATAACAGCATTCCCGTCTAATATAGCCGGAGAGCCTGAGTTATAATTATACGCTTCAAGATAAGAGAATTCATCAATAGGTAAATTTCTGTCATCGCCGGTAAGACCGTAAGAAGCGCGAATCTTAAACTCACTGAGTATGGACGGGCTTAGCCAATTTTGAATGAATTTTTCTTTGGTTACACGCCAGCTTGCCGTTACGGATGGGAATGTACCCCATTTGTGGTCGGGAGATAGAATGTAGGAGGCATCTCTTCTGCCCGCAACATCCAGATAATATGTATTATCATAATTATAGCTGAAACGACCAATATAGCCTATTTTGCTGGTAGTAACATCTGCATCATTATAAGTATCAAGTATGCTGACATAGATGAGCGGGAGCTCATTGCTAGTAGGAACGGCATGAACCCAGTTGCTCATATCTTCGCGTTTGTTTCTTTCATTTACAAAAGTCAATCCTATATTGTGCTTGCCGAAAGAATGATTATAATCTGCCTGCAATTGAATGTCGGAAGATAAAATTGTTCTCTGGTTTCTTTCTCGCCAGGGATTGGAACTCCCGCCTACCGGAACATATGTACTATCTGCCTGATTGTAGCTGTAAGTAACATAAGTATATTCCTGGTTGTTCAATATTTCATTAGCATAGTAGTAGGAAAACAAGCCTTTGAATGTAAGCCCTTTTAGGGGCGCTTTCCATTCAGCCGTAAGATTGGTTTGTAACACTCGCCATGTATCTCTATAATGACCGGATAATTGATTGTTGAGCAACCCCCAGTTTTCATTATCGTGTCCTATTTCATTAAGATAGGCTGGATTATCGTTGGCATATGGTCTTTCCCATGGTGCATTGCGGAGAATGGCAAAGCGCGCTTCCCAATAATCATCAGTACCCGGCACACCGGGATTTTGCCGGTCTTCTACGCGCCCATTGATTTGCGCACCTATTTTAAAGCTTTTGGAAATCTGTGCATCAATGTTACTTTGAATATTGGTGCGGTTAAACTTATATTCTCTGCCAAGTACAGAGTTTTGGAAAAGGTTAGAAAGCGAAACGTAATAGTTAATTTTATCGGTACCACCGGTAAAATTTAGGTTGAGATTGGTCAATGGAGAATTGCCTTTTACAATAAAATCGTACCAGTCGAAACTGCGGTAAATGCCGGTATCTGCCGATTTTGAGGTTGCAGCGGCTTTATATTTTGCCAATTCATCAGGGGAAATAGGCGTTCTCCCTTCATTCACATCAGCCTCTACTTTACCTTCCTGCCATTCATAGTTATTTGTTGTCTTAGGAAATCTTGACCAATTTTGCCAGCCTGTATAAGCATTAATATTGACCTGACTTTTGGAAGAAAGCTTACCTCGTTTGGTGGTAACAAGTATAACGCCGTTTGCCGCTTCTACGCCATATACCGCTGCGGAGGCATCTTTTAATACTGTGATGCTTTCAATATCATTGGGCGAAATGTTGTTAAACTGTCCTTCGTCCTGTTGTATTCCGTCAATTATAAATAGGGCACTTCCCATATTGCGGATGGAAATACTTGCACTTGCTCCCGGGCGGCTGTCCGACATACGGAAAGTAACTCCCGGGATTTTGCCGGATAATGTGCTGCTGACCGTAGAGCCGTTGTGGGAGTCTTCCATATCTTTACTTGTGATGGTAGAGACGGCGGCAGATACGTCTTCTTTTTTCCTTGTTCCGTAACCAATCATTACAACATCATTCAGGAATGAATTTTGTTCGTCAAGCCGGACATCAATGACATTCTTTTCCCCTACAACTATTTCTTTGGTTTTATACCCGATATAAGCAAATTGAAGAATGTCTCCTTTGCGTACAGTAATTGAATAAGTACCATCGGAGCCGGTAATGGTGCCTTTGGTTGAACCTTTGATTATTACAGATACTCCTGCGATGGGATGTTTTAACGAATCTGTTACTGTACCATGGACAGTAATGTCTGCAAGTATGGCAAAACCTGAATTATTATTTTGCACTTTTGGGATGATATATACAAATCTGTTTTCTATTTTATAAGAAAGAGGAAGATTTTTTAGTACTGAATCTAATGCTTGCCGGAGCGGATAATTTTTGAAATGGACATTAATGTGAGGAGCCGAATTTATCAATTGGTCGGTCCAGAAAAAAGCATATTTCGATTGATTTTGAATATCAGTCAATGCTTTTTCTAATGTAATATTATTGCCTGTAAGCGTTATTGTTTGCGCTTCGGTTTTTGCACGTACCTGTAACGCAGTAACAAGCAAGAGGAGTGTGGTTAAACGCATTGCTTTGCAAATTTTAAAGTACTGAACTAAGCAATATTTAAGAAACTTGCGTAAAGAAAAATATTCCATACTTTTGAAAAGTTTGGGTTAAACAATTAATCATTATTTGACATAGAATGGTGGATAATCTTTAAGTCGAACATTTTGCCGGGAGTGAGTTCCAGTCGCTTCCGGTTTTTAGCGTAAAGACTTGACGCTTTGAAGATTGTTATGTTTTCATAATATCATTTTAAGATTAAACAAATTATTTACCGGATACAATTATCGTTTTATCTTTTAGATTACAACGTACTCCATTGGCGGATAATGCCGCCAATATTTGCGAGAGAGGAACGGCTTTGTTTAATAGTCCGCTGAAATTTAAAACAGGAGGCTCGCCTTCGTAAACAACATCAACATTATACCAGCGTGAAACTTCGCGCATAAAAGTTGTAAGATTCATGCTTTTCATAGACAATTGACCATGGAGCCATGCAATGGATTCTTCTGCATCGACCCAACCAACATTAACGGAACCATCAGTAGATATTTTGCCTTGCTGTCCCGGGACTAATCTGGCGTTATTGTTTCCGTTTGTTATGCGAATAGAGCCTTCAAGTAAAGTGGCACAGGTGTATGGCTCATCTTTGTATGCCATAACATCAAAATGTGTTCCTAATACTTTTATTTTGCTTGCTCCTGCATTAACTATAAATGGATGCCGGGGATTTTTTGCTACTTCAAAGTAAGCTTCGCCGGAAAGTGTAACTTCCCTTGTATCGCTATTAAAACTTATTGGGAAACGTAACGAGGATGCGCTGTTAAGCCAAACTTTTGTCCCATCTGCCAGGACTAATGGCGGAGCCTGTTCGCCCCGGTGTGTGGTAAGTGTATTATAAACGTTTAATTGTGTCGCATTGCCCAAATAGGTAGTTACTCCGTTTTTATCTACAACGTAAATACTGCCTTTTTCTGCTGTTATTTTGACCGAATGAGCGCTGTCTAAAGCTATCTTCTTGCCGTTGGGCAACGTAAGCGTGGCTTGTGTTATACCTGGTTGTATATCATTAACAAGCTGACGTCCGGCAGAAGCAATTTCTGTGTTCTTGCCTTTGTGCATGAAAAATCCAAGAGTTACTAAAATGAATATAATAGCTGCCGCTGACATTATGTATCTTAACCGTTTTCGACGCAATATTTTTTTATTATCATTATCTCTGATTTGAGATTCGACAGCTTTGAATATTTTATGTTGTAATGTTTGTAATGAATCTATTTGGTCATCGT from Arachidicoccus sp. BS20 encodes the following:
- a CDS encoding FecR family protein: MNFPSSKKLKYWAENYLKGTISQSDKEALEAWYMSMPDMEIDWDDDQIDSLQTLQHKIFKAVESQIRDNDNKKILRRKRLRYIMSAAAIIFILVTLGFFMHKGKNTEIASAGRQLVNDIQPGITQATLTLPNGKKIALDSAHSVKITAEKGSIYVVDKNGVTTYLGNATQLNVYNTLTTHRGEQAPPLVLADGTKVWLNSASSLRFPISFNSDTREVTLSGEAYFEVAKNPRHPFIVNAGASKIKVLGTHFDVMAYKDEPYTCATLLEGSIRITNGNNNARLVPGQQGKISTDGSVNVGWVDAEESIAWLHGQLSMKSMNLTTFMREVSRWYNVDVVYEGEPPVLNFSGLLNKAVPLSQILAALSANGVRCNLKDKTIIVSGK
- a CDS encoding RagB/SusD family nutrient uptake outer membrane protein → MKKYLLHITLLLLLFSSCNNKDFLTNQPKSILTTDQVFANADLAYSALASLYAGYVDQQTITNWVEFTNFDEAFPSEAGNYWRVQQINYPYDWWNLWNYDYIRNINLFIQNCEASTALSDADRTRFIAEARFLRAANYFELVKRMGGVPIITVPLTYDYSGDPTSLQFPRNKESEVYDFVLNELDTIKNLLPDDAAIQDRATKGVCLAMQARAALYAASIAKYGANTPEVSLPDGEVGIPASQANAYYQRSRNAAMELINSHKYSLYMKTPDDLSTNFAALFYDKSNNPEVIFAQNFKLKSGTVEGWTLNNQPMAIAEESQGGRVNPSLNLALQYETLDNKYAPYKTNDGSNYIYYDNETDIFANRDARLAGTFILPGSQFKGKDVDIWAGYILPDSNYKIITSQVFRGQDKLPGRNYDEQVVGGSGPIDGREFSAQTGFYVRKFMDPATGSGQIGTQSEVWWIRYRYGEVLLNIAEDEFELGNLDSAAFFLNQVRARAGLTMPLTTADITFDRIVHERRVELAFEGHELFDNKRWRIADKVWNGEQITASDLINNIGKASTPNTMVYGLWPYKVYRPGKPEDGKWLFKVVKPNEVTAAHRFLIGNYYSQIDQSVLSNNPKIIKNPNQ
- a CDS encoding DUF3823 domain-containing protein, whose amino-acid sequence is MKNIKSWLKLLAGIGTIACLHGCKKDNYASPNIKFTGNVVYKGQPIGVKNNGGGTVYFELWQSGFGKSGPIDIFLNQDGSFSALLFNGNYQLIFPTSQGPFVSSSDTIPLTLSGNQTMDIEVTPYYLINNAQFSLATDSTVTASCSVSQIIQGENAKSIESIALFVNRTSFVDDDNEIARASVNGADITNLNSIHFTTKIPTNINNGNIGVANQNYFYARIGLKISGVDDMIFSDIQKIEF
- a CDS encoding TonB-dependent receptor, producing the protein MRLTTLLLLVTALQVRAKTEAQTITLTGNNITLEKALTDIQNQSKYAFFWTDQLINSAPHINVHFKNYPLRQALDSVLKNLPLSYKIENRFVYIIPKVQNNNSGFAILADITVHGTVTDSLKHPIAGVSVIIKGSTKGTITGSDGTYSITVRKGDILQFAYIGYKTKEIVVGEKNVIDVRLDEQNSFLNDVVMIGYGTRKKEDVSAAVSTITSKDMEDSHNGSTVSSTLSGKIPGVTFRMSDSRPGASASISIRNMGSALFIIDGIQQDEGQFNNISPNDIESITVLKDASAAVYGVEAANGVILVTTKRGKLSSKSQVNINAYTGWQNWSRFPKTTNNYEWQEGKVEADVNEGRTPISPDELAKYKAAATSKSADTGIYRSFDWYDFIVKGNSPLTNLNLNFTGGTDKINYYVSLSNLFQNSVLGREYKFNRTNIQSNIDAQISKSFKIGAQINGRVEDRQNPGVPGTDDYWEARFAILRNAPWERPYANDNPAYLNEIGHDNENWGLLNNQLSGHYRDTWRVLQTNLTAEWKAPLKGLTFKGLFSYYYANEILNNQEYTYVTYSYNQADSTYVPVGGSSNPWRERNQRTILSSDIQLQADYNHSFGKHNIGLTFVNERNKREDMSNWVHAVPTSNELPLIYVSILDTYNDADVTTSKIGYIGRFSYNYDNTYYLDVAGRRDASYILSPDHKWGTFPSVTASWRVTKEKFIQNWLSPSILSEFKIRASYGLTGDDRNLPIDEFSYLEAYNYNSGSPAILDGNAVIISSYRGIPVTNITWIKSHMLDIGFDYGLFNNKLNGTFDYFKRKRTDIPGTKYDVLLPSELGYTLPPESIENNSDKVQGLEGSVNYSGKIKNVNFTVAANLTYARPYTVATYQPKFYNALDQYFNSNENRPNNLFWGYIAEGQFTSQQQINDYPVNEDGQGNKTLLPGDIIYKDLNGDKVIDQNDTRPIGWGAGQNPIFNGGLNLSVNWKGLDLSMDFTYGSGYTFNQNYEMRWPYQNGGALQERFYESHWHHEDIYDVNSPWVPGKYPAFRYNDGGGNDYNKNSTFWLVNVKYFRSRNIELGYSLPKAWLAKVKFTKARFYVNFSNLFSIDNVHQFGIDPEISDENGLTYPQSKYVNVGVNLAF
- a CDS encoding glycoside hydrolase family 43 protein, which gives rise to MADPTIFYNNGKYYLYGTYDINNSQGIRAFVSDHLKIFKKSDSKLVLRKGEAYGTAGFWAPQIWRQGKIFYMAYVANEHIAIAKSSSLLGPFVSNKQPLIADKKTIDPFVFTDDNGKKYLFHVEFNNGNKIYVAQLKDDFSGIIQSTDSLCLEAELPWEKEMDNVVEGPTVIKHNGWYYLIYSANHFKSKHYAVGYAVSRSVYGPWQKSADNPILSINGTGKPGTGHGDIFFDGKGKMYYVFHTHNSDSTVGPRKTAIVSAHFEKDNSGADKLIMEQSNMYYLKLKP